A window of Exiguobacterium sp. Helios genomic DNA:
GCTGTACGGTTCATATACAAGAGCTTGATCAGTTATATCCATCTGACTTCTCTCAGTATGATGCCGTGCTACTCGGCTCGTATACATGGGGAGACGGTGATTTGCCATACGAAGCTGAAGATTTCGTCGACGAGTTGGGGGAAAGTACGTTAAACGACTTAGCCGCTGCTGCCTTTGGCTCCGGCGACTTGGATTATCCTAAATACTGTGCAGCCGTCGATACATTGGAACAGACGCTTGCATCTGCCGGCGCGACGATCGTCGTCCCTGGGCTGAAGATTGAGTTTGATCCCGATACACCCGAGAAACAAGCCGCCTGTCGTACGTTCGCGAATGAATTTTTTGTCCGGGCACAACGGCTTCACGCTTAACCGGAAAGAACCTCGACTTCAGCCAAGGTTCTTTTTTGTTTTCCAGCGTTTTTGGAGATACCAAGGAACAATCGTCAACACAAGAAAGACGACAATCGCACCGATGATGAGTTGCGGATCCTTCGAGACGATGCTGCTGCCTAAAAAGTTATAGGCAAATGTCCCGGGGATGATTCCGAGCAACGTCGCGAGGAAAAAGGACAGCAACCGGACTTTCGATAGTCCGGCGGCATAGCTGATCAAATCGAAGTTGAAGATTGGCAACAGACGGAAGATCAACACATAGATGAATCCATTCTTTTCGAGCTGTTGCTGAATCTGTTCGATTTTTCCCGCCTGTTCCTTTTTCTTAATCAGTCTGTTTCCAAGCTTTTGCGCGACTAAAAAAGCAACGATAGCACCGAGAGTCGCTCCGATGACCGTGTACAGCGTCCCGAGCCAGGCACCAAACGCAAGACCACCTGTGATTGACAGGATGGATGCCGGAAAGAAAATCAGCGGACGAACCGTATAAAGCAAGATATACAGAATCGGCGCCCACATCCCGAATGATAAAATCCAGTCCTTGATGTCGGTTGGACTGAGGTTGAGATAGGAACGGCTGAACCAGATCAGTCCGCCTATTAAAAAAACAAGCACTAGAATCCTGATGATTTGCTGCTTACGTGTCATGACATATCTCCTGTCTTTTGCGATGAACTGTCCTTCTTTATCCAATTCCCGATTTCGACACGTCTTACGCGTTTCACCATTTTTG
This region includes:
- a CDS encoding TVP38/TMEM64 family protein yields the protein MTRKQQIIRILVLVFLIGGLIWFSRSYLNLSPTDIKDWILSFGMWAPILYILLYTVRPLIFFPASILSITGGLAFGAWLGTLYTVIGATLGAIVAFLVAQKLGNRLIKKKEQAGKIEQIQQQLEKNGFIYVLIFRLLPIFNFDLISYAAGLSKVRLLSFFLATLLGIIPGTFAYNFLGSSIVSKDPQLIIGAIVVFLVLTIVPWYLQKRWKTKKNLG
- a CDS encoding flavodoxin, encoding MNIMIGFVSMSGNTEDIVHLLRAELERKGCTVHIQELDQLYPSDFSQYDAVLLGSYTWGDGDLPYEAEDFVDELGESTLNDLAAAAFGSGDLDYPKYCAAVDTLEQTLASAGATIVVPGLKIEFDPDTPEKQAACRTFANEFFVRAQRLHA